ACAAGATCATGTGATCCTTTTCTTTCTTATCCCTCGATACATTCTACTCCAATTAGATAAACCTCTTTCAGTGGAGAGATTCAATTCGATGCAGAACAATCGGAATGACAGAAAAGCTTTAAGTGATTTATATAGACAATTATTCAACTTTTCCCATTGCGATAACAGCTTAGAATCCATCAAGCGAGTGGGATCTATTTCTATCTTTTAAGCACCGGAGATGATATCGAATACCGGAAAATGTTTCACCTCAAGTAGAATGTTCTATCAGTCACCCTGCTGCAGCTCATAGATCAAGAAATCATCTTCTTGTTCCCAACTCTTCATTTCCAGCTTTTGAGCTATCTCCATAAAAAAGGGTGTTGTTGGAAACTTGGTCTCTATTTGTTCATGTCCCAGCCGGGCAGATTCTAACTTTACATACTCAAACAGCTCTTTCGCTATCTCCAGATCTTTGGTTTCCAAGAGAGAGATAGTCGTATATGATCTATTAGAGATATTCGTGTCATAGAGAACCGCTCCGACTATCTTTCCGGCTCTCTTGATGACAAAATGCTGCCCTGTATCATAGAAAAATTCTCTGATCATCTCTCTGGAATATGGATAGGCAGTCCAGCTGAGACAGAGAAAGTTTTTAGAGAGCTTTAAATACTTCGACTTTTCGATATAGTCACACAATTCAGTGAAGGAGACCTCTGCTCTGTCGATCTTATCTTTGACTATTTTCCTAAGCAATCTATTCTGCTCTCTTTTTTTGATCTCATAGTACTTGTTGGACATCGTATGGATCACTCTGAAACCAGCATTTTCCGATAGTTTGCGCGACTGCACATTACCAAAATAGGTCGCAAAGCGGATCGATCTGATGTTCTTTCTCCGCTTCAGCTTTTTTAAATAATAGGCATTTATAGCTTTACCAACACCATGCAATTTTGCTTGCGGATCAGCTCGCAACCCTTCCAGCCAGACATCTGTATCAGTTAGATAGGTTAACTTCCCCATACCAACGATCTTACCCTCATATAACAGAGCGGTGAACTCACCCTTCTTATCATTTACCCAGATATCAAATATCGACGGTATATAATCATCACCTTCCCATATCCGACTGCAGATATCGGTAATTATCTCTTTATCTTC
This region of Candidatus Cloacimonadota bacterium genomic DNA includes:
- a CDS encoding GNAT family N-acetyltransferase, with the translated sequence MNKFEIRRVRPEDKEIITDICSRIWEGDDYIPSIFDIWVNDKKGEFTALLYEGKIVGMGKLTYLTDTDVWLEGLRADPQAKLHGVGKAINAYYLKKLKRRKNIRSIRFATYFGNVQSRKLSENAGFRVIHTMSNKYYEIKKREQNRLLRKIVKDKIDRAEVSFTELCDYIEKSKYLKLSKNFLCLSWTAYPYSREMIREFFYDTGQHFVIKRAGKIVGAVLYDTNISNRSYTTISLLETKDLEIAKELFEYVKLESARLGHEQIETKFPTTPFFMEIAQKLEMKSWEQEDDFLIYELQQGD